In Subdoligranulum variabile, the genomic stretch GCTACCTGGAAGACAATCTTCTGCATCGCCGTCAAGCCCAGATTGCGGTGTTTGATGACTTTGATGAAGTCATCCAGAAAGCCGATCAGTCCGGAGCCAAAGGCCAGGAACAATACCATCATACCGGCTGCCAGCTGCTGCGGGCCGAGCACCTCCGATGCCTTGCTCTGGAAGATCCCCCAGACAACGCCCAGCGTCACCAGGATGCCGAAGATGAACCCAAGGCCGCCCATGGTGGGGGTACCGTTTTTCTTGTTGTGCCAGGTCGGTCCTTCCTCCCGGATGGTCTGCCCGAAATGCAGACGATGCAAGGCCGGGATCAAAAGCCAGCAGGTCACGGCAGTAACGGCAAAGCCGCCCACCGCCGCAGCTGCCAGCATATAGGAGACAGTTTGCTCCATGCAGTCATTCCTCCAAAAAACTCTTCTTTTCTGGGCGTGACTGCATACGAAGCCGTCACGCCTGTGGCAATCCAGCGTAGTAATCCTGCAACAGATCTTCCAGCTTCATCGCATGACTGGCTTTGGCCAGCAGCGCATCACCGGGCTGTACAAATTGCTGTAGACATTGTAGCACCTCTTGGGCCTTTTGGCAATGCACAGTTGTTACGCCCCGCGCCTGCGCCGCCTCGGCCATCACCGCACTGCGCGGGCCATAGGCAATCAGGGTATCGACACCCGCTTCGGCGACCCACTCGCCGGTATGGCGGTGTCCCTCCTCGCTGGCATCGCCCAGTTCCAGCATATCTCCCAGCAGCGCAATCTTACGTTTATTAGGCAGTGCCTTGAGTACCGAGATAGCCGCTTTCATGCTGTCAGGGCTGGCATTGTAGCAGTCCTCGATGACCGTCACGCCACCTCTTTCCACGATATGCTGGCGCATGCCGGTGGTCTGATACCGGGAAAGCGCCTTGGCACAGTTCGCCGGATCCAGTCCCAGACGGGTGGCTGCCGCATAGGCCGACAAAGCGTCATAGACAGTATGCAGTCCGGCTGTGGGGATGGAAACCGGGAAACGGCCGTATTCCCGGTCGACCAGTGTAAAGGTGGTTCCCTGTGCACCAGTCTGAATGTTCTCCGCCCGGACATCGGCCTCCTGCTCGATACCGAACCACACCGCCCGCAGACGGCCCGGGACCTGCGCCGTAGGCAGAAGGTCATTGTCCGCATTGAGCACCAGCGGCGCGCCATCCGGCAGGCCCGCACAGATTTCCATCTTTGCTTTCAGTATATTCTCCCGGGTGCCGAGATTTTCCAGATGGGACACACCGATCATCGTGATAATGCCCGCCGA encodes the following:
- a CDS encoding UDP-N-acetylmuramoyl-tripeptide--D-alanyl-D-alanine ligase, giving the protein MQPIPANELLAGLTLAEPVSIHAVVTDSRKVEPGCVFVCFPGERVDGHTFAAGAYQNGAAYIIANHPVDGVPADRTVVVPDSALAMVRMASNYRMLFSPRIIGVTGSVGKTTTKEFCYAVLSAFGNTLKTEGNQNNEIGVPNTLFRLESATEYAVVEMGMDHAGEIERLTRCVRPSAGIITMIGVSHLENLGTRENILKAKMEICAGLPDGAPLVLNADNDLLPTAQVPGRLRAVWFGIEQEADVRAENIQTGAQGTTFTLVDREYGRFPVSIPTAGLHTVYDALSAYAAATRLGLDPANCAKALSRYQTTGMRQHIVERGGVTVIEDCYNASPDSMKAAISVLKALPNKRKIALLGDMLELGDASEEGHRHTGEWVAEAGVDTLIAYGPRSAVMAEAAQARGVTTVHCQKAQEVLQCLQQFVQPGDALLAKASHAMKLEDLLQDYYAGLPQA